From a single Streptomyces liliifuscus genomic region:
- a CDS encoding DUF6421 family protein, whose amino-acid sequence MTEILVQVGTEEQAPPQDRVVEHPAWPVLKDAVERIRPWQSKDGSVDFDAEGAPDQAEAGLTVRRVIDAVEELSPLLPHDAAYHEALVKDLHRWAEGGFQVPDFLDSLLAFQPAAHREDGLQHLVVFPMYTQNGNPDRNFEAIVLRMVWPEWLADLERTRYDNPLFCGITFEDFTAGYDTNSAVLFPETIAVREAPERFSWGGIFCDREAARFRKVTEAAVGTLGLELPDDIREMVGDQARCEQAFVLWDMVHDRTHSHGDLPFDPFMIKQRQPFWMYGLEELRCDLTAFKEAVKLEADGFPQGRDVQYAVLFDRLFRFPVTGDRVRNYDGLGGQLLFAYLHKHDVVRWTDNKLHIDWQRAPQVTNQLCAEIEKLYRDGIDRPKLVHWFAAYDMVSQYLAPHPGSRWAKGPDALDLNQPPRKLVDDVLPDEFPLSMFYEALSKKLKNVIASTKGITAESAERVAA is encoded by the coding sequence ATGACGGAAATTCTTGTGCAGGTGGGTACGGAGGAGCAGGCTCCTCCCCAGGACAGGGTGGTGGAGCACCCGGCTTGGCCCGTGCTCAAGGATGCCGTGGAGCGGATCCGGCCATGGCAGTCCAAGGACGGTTCGGTCGACTTCGACGCCGAGGGTGCCCCGGATCAGGCCGAAGCCGGTCTCACCGTGCGCCGTGTCATCGACGCGGTCGAGGAGCTCTCCCCCCTCCTTCCGCACGACGCCGCCTACCACGAGGCGCTGGTCAAGGACCTGCACCGCTGGGCGGAGGGCGGCTTCCAGGTCCCCGACTTCCTCGACTCCCTGCTGGCCTTCCAGCCCGCCGCGCACCGCGAGGACGGGCTCCAGCACCTGGTCGTCTTCCCGATGTACACGCAGAACGGCAATCCGGACCGCAACTTCGAGGCGATCGTCCTGCGCATGGTCTGGCCCGAGTGGCTGGCCGATCTTGAGCGCACCCGCTACGACAACCCGTTGTTCTGCGGCATCACGTTCGAGGACTTCACGGCCGGCTACGACACCAACTCGGCCGTCCTCTTCCCGGAGACCATCGCCGTGCGCGAGGCGCCGGAGCGATTCTCCTGGGGCGGTATCTTCTGCGACCGCGAGGCCGCCCGCTTCCGCAAGGTCACCGAGGCCGCCGTCGGCACGCTCGGCCTCGAACTGCCCGACGACATCCGCGAGATGGTCGGCGACCAGGCGCGCTGCGAGCAGGCCTTCGTGCTGTGGGACATGGTCCACGACCGCACCCACAGCCACGGCGACCTGCCCTTCGACCCCTTCATGATCAAGCAGCGCCAGCCGTTCTGGATGTACGGCCTGGAGGAGCTGCGCTGCGACCTCACCGCCTTCAAGGAGGCCGTGAAGCTGGAGGCCGACGGCTTCCCGCAGGGCCGTGACGTGCAGTACGCGGTGCTGTTCGACCGCCTGTTCCGCTTCCCCGTGACCGGCGACCGCGTCCGCAACTACGACGGGCTCGGCGGCCAGCTGCTCTTCGCCTACCTGCACAAGCACGACGTCGTCCGCTGGACCGACAACAAGCTGCACATCGACTGGCAGCGCGCCCCGCAGGTCACCAACCAGCTGTGCGCCGAGATCGAGAAGCTGTACCGCGACGGCATCGACCGTCCGAAGCTGGTCCACTGGTTCGCCGCGTACGACATGGTGTCCCAGTACCTCGCGCCGCACCCGGGATCCCGCTGGGCCAAGGGCCCGGACGCCCTCGATCTGAACCAGCCGCCGCGAAAGCTCGTGGACGACGTGCTTCCTGACGAGTTTCCCCTGAGCATGTTCTATGAGGCCCTCTCCAAGAAGCTGAAGAACGTGATCGCCTCCACCAAGGGGATCACGGCGGAGAGTGCCGAGCGGGTGGCCGCGTGA
- a CDS encoding SDR family oxidoreductase, with protein sequence MGNGALSGAVIAVAGAGGPAGRAALLRLAEAGATVVGSDNDPERLAEAVDAARYAHGGSTVVGDTVDLLDLQSSHDWAARIEKDFGRVDGLVHLVGGWRGSETFTKTVLDDWDLLEMLLIRTVQHTSLAFHEALQRSDRGRYVLISAAGASRPTAGNAAYSAAKAAAEAWTLAMADFFRKAGVSEGADGATSAAAILVVKALVHDAMRAERPNAKFAGFTDVKELAEAITGVWEQPASEVNGKRLWLTEKR encoded by the coding sequence ATGGGGAATGGGGCTCTCAGCGGTGCGGTGATCGCGGTGGCCGGCGCGGGCGGACCCGCGGGCCGGGCGGCGCTCCTGCGGCTCGCCGAGGCGGGAGCGACCGTCGTCGGCTCGGACAACGATCCCGAGCGGCTCGCGGAGGCGGTGGACGCGGCCCGGTACGCGCACGGCGGCTCCACGGTCGTCGGCGACACGGTCGACCTGCTCGACCTGCAGTCCAGCCACGACTGGGCCGCCCGCATCGAGAAGGACTTCGGGCGGGTCGACGGCCTGGTCCACCTCGTGGGCGGCTGGCGCGGCAGCGAGACCTTCACCAAGACGGTCCTCGACGACTGGGACCTCCTGGAGATGCTGCTCATCCGCACCGTGCAGCACACCTCCCTCGCCTTCCACGAGGCGCTGCAGCGCAGCGACCGCGGCCGGTACGTCCTGATCAGCGCCGCGGGCGCCAGCAGGCCCACCGCGGGCAACGCCGCCTACTCCGCCGCCAAGGCCGCGGCCGAGGCCTGGACGCTGGCCATGGCCGACTTCTTCCGCAAGGCCGGAGTGTCCGAGGGCGCGGACGGGGCGACGTCGGCGGCTGCCATCCTGGTGGTGAAGGCGTTGGTGCACGACGCGATGCGCGCCGAGCGCCCGAACGCGAAGTTCGCGGGCTTCACGGACGTCAAGGAACTGGCCGAGGCCATCACCGGCGTCTGGGAGCAGCCCGCCTCCGAAGTGAACGGAAAGCGTCTGTGGCTGACCGAGAAGCGGTGA
- a CDS encoding threonine aldolase family protein, with protein MNPPKTDARRRHDPEIRGFASDNYAGAHPEVLAALALANGGHQIAYGEDDYTDHLQQVIRGHFGASAEAFPVFNGTGANVVALQALTDRWGAVICAESAHINVDEGGAPERMGGLKLLTVPTPDGKLTPELIDRQAYGWDDEHRAMPQVVSITQNTELGTVYTPDEVRAICEHAHAHGMKVHLDGARIANAAASLDVPMRAFTNAVGVDVLSFGGTKNGALFGEAVVVLNQDAVSHMKHLRKLSMQLASKMRFVSVQLEALLAKDLWLRNARHANEMAQRLAEGVRAVHGVEILHPVQANAVFARLPHDVSERLQKRYRFYFWDEAAGDVRWMCAFDTTEDDVDGFVAALKEEMAR; from the coding sequence GTGAACCCTCCGAAGACCGACGCGCGACGTCGTCACGACCCGGAGATCCGCGGATTCGCCAGCGACAACTACGCGGGGGCCCACCCCGAGGTGCTCGCCGCCCTGGCCCTGGCCAACGGCGGGCACCAGATCGCGTACGGCGAGGACGACTACACCGATCACCTCCAGCAGGTGATCCGGGGCCACTTCGGCGCGAGTGCCGAGGCGTTCCCCGTCTTCAACGGCACCGGCGCGAACGTCGTGGCGCTCCAGGCGCTCACCGACCGCTGGGGCGCGGTGATCTGCGCGGAGAGCGCGCACATCAATGTCGACGAGGGCGGCGCCCCCGAGCGCATGGGCGGGCTCAAGCTGCTCACGGTGCCCACGCCCGACGGCAAGCTCACCCCCGAGCTCATCGACCGGCAGGCGTACGGCTGGGACGACGAGCACCGCGCGATGCCGCAGGTCGTGTCGATCACCCAGAACACCGAGCTGGGCACCGTCTACACGCCCGACGAGGTCCGCGCGATCTGCGAGCACGCCCACGCGCACGGCATGAAGGTGCATCTCGACGGCGCCCGGATAGCCAACGCGGCCGCCTCGCTGGACGTCCCGATGCGGGCGTTCACCAACGCCGTCGGCGTGGACGTCCTGTCCTTCGGCGGCACGAAGAACGGCGCGCTGTTCGGTGAAGCCGTCGTCGTTCTCAACCAGGACGCCGTCAGTCACATGAAGCACCTGCGCAAGCTGTCGATGCAGCTCGCCTCCAAGATGCGCTTCGTCTCGGTGCAGTTGGAGGCGCTGCTGGCCAAGGACCTGTGGCTGCGCAACGCCCGCCACGCTAACGAGATGGCCCAGCGCCTCGCCGAGGGCGTGCGCGCGGTGCACGGCGTCGAGATCCTCCACCCCGTGCAGGCCAACGCCGTCTTCGCGCGGCTGCCCCACGACGTGAGCGAGCGCCTGCAGAAGCGCTACCGCTTCTACTTCTGGGACGAGGCCGCGGGCGACGTCCGCTGGATGTGCGCCTTCGACACGACCGAGGACGACGTCGACGGGTTCGTGGCGGCGCTCAAGGAGGAAATGGCCCGCTAG